One Clostridia bacterium DNA segment encodes these proteins:
- a CDS encoding galactokinase has translation MKIKNLIEKFIGIFGDNGENLRVFSAPGRVNLIGEHTDYNGGLVFPAALTLNSTVVARSREDRHINLIADDLGVMVSASLDELDNYREIKWGNYQLGVADELQKAGYKLTGCDMLFYDAVPLGSGLSSSAAIEIVTAITLVTLGNEIHGIDKAIDMIDMAKISQIAEHNYIGVKCGIMDQFASAMGKAGHAIFLDCRDMNYKHVPLDIKGYKIICSNTKKKRSLASVKYNERRIECEKGLGVLKTALPGVTCLGDISVEQFEKYKHIIEDEIVRKRVEHVIYEDDRVLRSIEALEREDIELFGRYLVESHNSLRDLFEVTGEELDTLVEEALKIDGVIGSRMTGAGFGGCTVSIVREENIEEFIEQVGEAYLQKIGHNAEFYVTETGDGGREIKEV, from the coding sequence ATGAAAATAAAGAATCTGATAGAGAAATTCATTGGGATTTTCGGAGATAACGGGGAAAATCTGAGAGTATTCTCAGCTCCGGGACGTGTCAACCTTATAGGAGAACATACGGATTATAATGGCGGCCTCGTTTTCCCAGCTGCTCTTACATTAAACTCTACAGTAGTTGCAAGATCGCGTGAAGACAGACACATTAACCTTATAGCAGACGATCTGGGCGTGATGGTTTCTGCATCACTTGATGAACTTGATAATTATAGGGAGATAAAGTGGGGAAATTACCAGCTTGGTGTGGCGGATGAATTGCAGAAAGCCGGGTACAAGCTTACCGGATGTGACATGCTTTTTTATGATGCTGTTCCTTTAGGGAGCGGCCTATCTTCCTCAGCGGCCATAGAAATTGTTACTGCCATAACCCTTGTTACTCTGGGAAACGAAATACATGGTATAGATAAAGCTATAGATATGATTGATATGGCAAAAATCAGTCAGATTGCCGAACATAACTATATTGGTGTAAAATGTGGTATAATGGATCAGTTCGCATCTGCTATGGGAAAGGCTGGGCATGCCATTTTTCTTGATTGCAGGGATATGAATTATAAACATGTACCACTTGATATCAAAGGGTATAAGATTATTTGTTCAAATACTAAAAAGAAGAGAAGTCTGGCATCTGTAAAATATAATGAGCGGAGAATTGAGTGTGAAAAAGGACTTGGAGTTTTAAAAACTGCATTACCCGGAGTAACATGTCTGGGGGATATATCGGTAGAGCAGTTTGAAAAATATAAACACATTATTGAGGATGAGATAGTCAGAAAAAGGGTAGAGCATGTCATATATGAGGACGACAGGGTTTTAAGATCTATTGAAGCTTTGGAACGGGAAGACATAGAGTTGTTTGGAAGGTATTTGGTTGAGTCACACAATTCTTTGAGGGATCTTTTTGAAGTTACGGGTGAAGAACTTGATACACTGGTTGAAGAAGCTCTGAAAATTGATGGAGTGATTGGGTCAAGGATGACAGGAGCCGGTTTTGGGGGATGCACTGTAAGTATTGTCAGAGAAGAGAATATAGAAGAGTTTATAGAACAGGTTGGAGAAGCTTATTTACAGAAAATAGGACACAATGCGGAATTCTATGTAACAGAAACAGGTGATGGAGGAAGAGAAATAAAGGAGGTGTAA
- the galE gene encoding UDP-glucose 4-epimerase GalE has translation MAVLVTGGAGYIGSHTVAELLSSGEEVVVLDNLQKGHREAVVGGKFYQGDLRDDEFMDKMFGENDIKAVVHFAADSLVGESVGEPLKYYNNNVVSTLKLLNKMKEHGVNKIVFSSTAATYGEPENTPILETDRTVPTNPYGETKLTVEKALKWADNAYGIKYTSLRYFNAAGAHMSGIIGEDHNPESHLIPIVLQVALGKREEVSIFGDDYNTPDGTCIRDYIHVTDLAQAHILALKKLESGGDSRIYNLGNGKGFSVKEVVELAREVTGKDIKAVISERRAGDPAVLVASSERIRKELNWQPKYNDLRTIIETAWNWHKNNPEGYRD, from the coding sequence ATGGCAGTTTTGGTAACGGGTGGTGCCGGGTATATAGGGAGCCATACAGTTGCTGAATTATTGAGTTCAGGTGAAGAGGTAGTTGTACTGGATAACTTGCAAAAAGGGCATAGAGAGGCAGTGGTTGGCGGTAAATTCTATCAGGGAGACCTCCGGGATGATGAATTCATGGATAAGATGTTTGGCGAAAATGATATTAAGGCAGTAGTACATTTCGCAGCAGATTCGCTTGTCGGGGAAAGTGTAGGAGAACCGCTCAAGTACTACAATAACAATGTTGTTTCTACTTTGAAACTACTGAATAAAATGAAAGAACACGGTGTTAATAAGATAGTCTTTTCGTCGACGGCTGCTACCTATGGCGAGCCGGAAAATACTCCGATACTTGAAACAGACAGGACAGTTCCGACAAATCCCTACGGAGAGACCAAACTTACAGTTGAAAAAGCTTTAAAATGGGCAGATAATGCATATGGTATAAAATATACTTCTCTAAGATACTTTAATGCTGCAGGTGCTCATATGAGCGGCATTATAGGAGAAGATCACAACCCGGAAAGTCATTTGATCCCGATTGTTCTTCAAGTTGCTTTGGGAAAAAGAGAAGAAGTAAGCATATTCGGTGATGACTACAATACACCGGATGGTACATGTATCAGGGACTATATACACGTTACCGATCTTGCCCAAGCTCACATTTTGGCATTAAAGAAGCTGGAATCCGGGGGAGATAGCAGAATTTATAACCTTGGTAATGGAAAAGGCTTCTCGGTAAAGGAAGTTGTTGAACTGGCACGAGAGGTGACAGGTAAAGATATAAAAGCTGTGATTTCCGAAAGGCGGGCCGGCGATCCTGCTGTATTAGTGGCATCCTCGGAAAGGATACGAAAGGAACTTAACTGGCAGCCCAAATATAATGATTTAAGAACGATTATTGAAACTGCATGGAATTGGCATAAAAACAACCCTGAAGGCTACAGAGACTGA
- a CDS encoding class I SAM-dependent methyltransferase yields the protein MLLADDWKDYELIDTGGGEKLERWGKYILRRPDPQAIWPILDKSGKWDKVSAHYHRSKSGGGTWEYKTKMPERWIVSYGELKFHVEPTGFKHTGLFPEQAVNWRWIIDKIRSSKDKVKVLNLFAYTGGATVAAAYAGAEVCHVDASKGMVARAKENIQLSGLADKPVRFITDDVIKFVEREKRRGNCYEAVIMDPPSYGRGPGGELWKIEDELYKLVTLCIDILCPRPVFFLINSYTTGLAPTVLNNILSLSMSRKFGGRVTSDEIGLPSTLSQLVLPCGASGRWEA from the coding sequence ATGCTTCTTGCTGATGATTGGAAAGATTATGAGTTGATAGATACCGGCGGGGGAGAAAAGCTAGAACGCTGGGGTAAATACATATTAAGGCGCCCGGACCCGCAAGCCATATGGCCCATATTGGACAAGTCAGGCAAGTGGGATAAGGTCAGTGCACATTATCATAGAAGTAAGAGTGGTGGAGGCACTTGGGAATATAAAACAAAGATGCCTGAAAGATGGATAGTTTCATATGGAGAGTTAAAGTTCCATGTTGAGCCTACCGGCTTCAAACACACTGGCTTATTCCCTGAACAAGCGGTAAACTGGAGATGGATTATTGACAAAATCCGTTCTTCAAAAGATAAAGTAAAGGTTCTCAATCTGTTTGCATATACGGGTGGTGCAACAGTTGCTGCTGCATATGCCGGTGCTGAAGTATGTCATGTGGATGCTTCAAAAGGAATGGTGGCAAGAGCCAAGGAGAATATACAGTTGTCAGGGCTGGCTGATAAACCTGTAAGGTTTATTACTGATGACGTTATTAAGTTTGTTGAACGTGAAAAACGCAGGGGAAACTGCTACGAAGCAGTTATAATGGATCCGCCTTCGTATGGAAGAGGTCCGGGAGGGGAACTGTGGAAGATAGAAGATGAGCTTTATAAGCTTGTTACTCTTTGCATAGACATACTATGTCCCAGACCTGTATTCTTTCTCATAAATTCATATACAACAGGACTTGCACCAACAGTACTGAACAATATTCTTTCCCTGTCTATGAGCAGAAAATTTGGGGGAAGAGTTACCAGTGATGAAATAGGTTTGCCATCCACTTTATCGCAGTTAGTGCTGCCATGCGGTGCTTCAGGCAGATGGGAAGCATAA